In Hirschia baltica ATCC 49814, the genomic stretch CTTGGCCGGTTTTTTTAATGCTGCTGTTTTGAGTCATGAAAGCTTGGCGCAGGCATTGTGCTATCAATTAGCACAAAAAGCGGGTGGCCCAGATATGAATGCGCTTCAGATCCGCGAAGTGTGTAAGCAGGCTTTTATTGAAGATAAGAGTATTTTGAGGTGCGTTGAGCGCGACTTGCAGGCTGTTAGTGATCGTGATCCGGCTTGTCGAACACTCTTGCAGCCATTTTTGTTTTTCAAAGGCTTTCTTGGTCTGCAAACGCATCGTGTAGCGCATTGGCTTTGGCATCAAGACCGTGATGTATTGGCGTTTTTCATGCAGTCCCGCACGAGTGAATTATATGGCGTAGATATTCACCCAGCGGCTAAAATGGGCTGTGGGATCATGATGGACCATGCTACTGGTGTTGTGATTGGTGAGACGGCTGTGGTTGGGGATGATTGTTCCTTTATGCACGGCGTTAATCTGGGCGGAACCGGCAAAGAATTTACAGACCGTCACCCTAAAGTGGGTAAAGGTGTGTTGATCGGTGCGGATGCCAAGAT encodes the following:
- the cysE gene encoding serine O-acetyltransferase; its protein translation is MAKVAGNSVGLNSSVSLKGKEVPVWQRLRYEAEEAARREPALAGFFNAAVLSHESLAQALCYQLAQKAGGPDMNALQIREVCKQAFIEDKSILRCVERDLQAVSDRDPACRTLLQPFLFFKGFLGLQTHRVAHWLWHQDRDVLAFFMQSRTSELYGVDIHPAAKMGCGIMMDHATGVVIGETAVVGDDCSFMHGVNLGGTGKEFTDRHPKVGKGVLIGADAKILGNIKIGDYARIGASSVVLEDVQCGCTVAGVPAKVIACIDCDEPAKAMDHLIAPKE